The DNA segment AGACCAGCGGGACGAGGATCGGAAGTCCGCCTAGCAATCCCCCAAGCGCAAGCGGAAGGACGACGCGCAGGAGGCGTTGGCGAAAATCGTATCCATGCGGCAGGAAAAAGGCTGCGATCGCGACAGGAGGGATGAAGGCGACGGCACTGATCTTGAAACTCGCCGCGATCGACAAACAGAAGCCCGCCGCACCGACTGCCAGCGGCAGGGCGCGCCCATCCTTGATCGCGAGCACGAAGAGCCCGATGCCGAGAAGCGAGAAAGGCAGCGGCAGCAAATTGTTGGTCGCCGTCATACCCGTCTGCGACAGGAAGAGCTCATTCGTGACCGTCAGAACGGCGGCGCACCAGGCGACGAGCGCCGAGCGGGTGAGCGCATAGGTGATCCAGCCGATGACGGCCACAAGCAAAAGCCAGGCCAAGAACATCGAAACTCGGCCCGTGAGCAAAAGGTGATCCGAACCGACGATCTTGCCGATCCCGTAGAATAACCAGGCGGAACCGGGCGGATGATTGTAAAAGAAGTCGGTGTAAAGCTGATACTGATCGAGCAGCCGGATTGGCGGGACGTACAGTTGCTCGTCCTTGCGCGCCTCGTAGTTCATGATGCGAAGCAGCAGGCAGAATAAAAGCAGCGCGGAGAGGACAACCATCCCGGCGCTGAACAATAGCGCTCTCGGCTTTACTGATTGCCCGATGATCTTTGAAACGGAAATCTCTTCAACATTTGTCATAAAGATACTCCGAACAGAAAAATATGTGGCGAACTCATGTTGTTACAAGCGAACACGGCTCGCGTTTTCAATTATCGAAAATGGCTGTTTTCTAAGCCTTCCGGAGTAATCCTGACAAGGGCGCAAGGTTTATCCTGACACCTCAATGGCTTGCGGAATTACGGAAGGTCAGATAGCATAATCATCATATATCAAATTACCGAGTATTATTCAGCGAAATTTACCTTAAGTACAGTCGTATTTATACAAAAATCTGCGCGCCTTTCCGGCTTTCAGCTGCTTTTGATTTACTTGCCGATAAAGGCGTCTTTGCGTGCGTGTTGAAGAAACACGCGCACGGCACCGATTGGATGACCCAACCGGAATTCCACTACTGACCTGTTGGAGGCCGTCATGAAAGTCGTTCTTTTCGCCGGGGGCTTTGGATCGCGCCTCGCGGAGGAGACCACCCGCATTCCGAAACCCATGGTGGAGGTCGGCGGAAAGCCCATCATTCTCCACGTCATGGACATCTACAGCCACTGGGGCTACCACGATTTCGTCGTGGCGGGCGGCTACAAATGCATGTCCATCAAGAACTTCTTCCACAATTTCCATTTGTCGACCGCGGACTTCACGGTTGCGCTTGGAAGTGGTTCGATGGTTCTTCGCCCCGTTCATCCATTGGATTGGAACGTCTCGGTTGTCGACACCGGGCTGTCGACCATGACCGGCGGACGGTTGCTGCGTCTGCGCGACTGGCTGGACGGCGATACGTTCATGGTCACCTATTCGGACGGTGTCGGCAATATCGACATCGAGGCACTCCTCGCCTTCCACCGCTCGCACGGTCGGCTCGCAACTGTTACCGCCGTGCAACCGCCGGCGCGTTTCGGCAACCTGGAACTCGAAGGCGACCAGGTCGTGGAGTTCACCGAAAAGGTGCGCAAGCACGAAACCTGGATCAACGGCGGCTTCTTCGTCTTCGAACCCGGTATCCTGGACTATATTCCCGGTGCAGCGGAGCCGCTTGAAATGTCGCCTCTGACAAACCTTGCCAGGGACGGCCAGCTCTTTGCTTACAAGCACAAGGGTTTCTGGCATCCGATGGACACGGTGCGCGACCGCGACTACCTCAACGGCCTCGCCGAAACGGACGACCCACCGTGGCTGCAGTTTGAACGAAGCGCCGTTTCTGCGACCGCTTCGCCCCAGCGGCCACAGGCAACGGCCTAGAGCACGGAGGTCGCCGTGGACGAGTCCTACCTTTCACAGGTGCTGCGCAACCGCCGCGTGCTGGTTACCGGGCACACCGGTTTCAAGGGCGGATGGCTATCGCTCTGGCTCCGGCGTCTCGGCGCGAACGTGGTTGGCGTCGCGCTGCCTGCGACGGTGCCCTCCTTCTACAAAGCCGTGGATCTCGATGGCCTCGTCGATGGGCGCATCGGCGACATTCGTACGGAAACCGGGTTCAGCCAAAGCATTGGCGGCCAGGATTTCGACCTCGTCATCCATATGGCCGCCCAAGCCGTCGTCCGCGCGTCCTACGAGACGCCGGTCGACACTTATCTCACCAATGTGGTCGGGACCGCCGTCGTGCTGGACGCGGCTCGCCGCATGCCTTCGCTTCGAGGTGTCGTCGTCGTCACCAGCGACAAGTGTTACGACAACCGCGAATGGGTCTGGGGCTACAGGGAAAGCGACCCGATGGGCGGGCGCGATCCCTACAGTTCGTCGAAGGGCTGCGCCGAGCTCGTCGCTGCCGCCTATCGCGCTTCCTTCTTCAGCGATCCCGAAGGGCCGCAGCTTGCGACGGTGCGTGCCGGTAATGTCATCGGCGGTGGCGATTGGGGCGCGGATCGGCTGATCCCGGATCTGGTGCGCGCCGTCGAAACCGGCACGCCGGCGCGGCTGCGAAACCCAAAGAACATCCGGCCCTGGCAACACGTGCTGGAGCCGATCCGCGGCTATCTCATGCTTGCCGCCGGCTTGATCGACGCCGGTCAACGCTTTGCCGGCGGATGGAACTTCGGCCCCGAAAAGGAGGCAACAGTCAACGTCGGCACGCTTGCCGAACTGGTCGTCGCCCACTGGGGCGAGGCCGCGCCCGAATATGTCATCGAGCGCCGTGCCGACGAACCGAAGGAATCCGTCGTCCTCAGGCTCGACAGCACGAAATCGCACGTCGAACTCGGCTGGAGGCCCCTGCTTCGCCTGGACGACGCGGTCGCCATGACCGTCGCCTGGTATCGGAAATATCTGGAAGAACCGGCCGAGATACGCCGGTTTTCACAACAGCAGCTTGACGAATACGCAGCAGCCTGGGGCCACACAGTCTGAGTTTGGCGCCCGACGAACCGTAGATGGGGAGCGTGAAATGCGTGTTAACTATGGGCAGGCCGTTTACGGCGAGGAAGAGATCGCAGCCGTCGCCGACACCATGCGCAGATCGACCCAGATGGGTCAGGCGGTGAGGGAAATGGAGGAGCGCGTCGCGGCGCACTTCGGCAAGCGGCATGGCATCATGGTCAACTCCGGATCCTCCGCCAACTACATCGCGATCGAAATGCTGAATCTTCCGAAGGGCGCTGAGGTCATTACGCCTGCGCTGACCTTCGCGACGACCATCGCGCCGATCGTAAGGGCGGGTCTGGTACCGGTCCTCGTTGATGCGGCGGAAGCCACCTACAATATCGATGTCGACCTCATCGAGCGGATGATCTCGCCGCAAACGTGCGCGCTGATGATCCCCTCCCTGATCGGTAACCTTCCGGATTGGGATCGCATCCGCTCGATTGCCGATGCGCACGGCCTGGTCGTGATCGAGGACAGTTGCGACACGCTCGGCGCCACGCTTCATGGCACGAGCACCGGCAAACGCTCGGAAGTGAGCACGACCAGCTTTTACGGCTCGCATGTGATCACCGCGGCCGGAAACGGCGGCATGCTCTGCGTGAACGACGACGAACTGGCGCGCCGTGCGCGGCTGCTGCGCTCGTGGGGGCGCACCTCCTCGCTTTTCGTCGATTCCGAACTCATCGAAAACCGTTTCAACATCGATCTTGATGGCATCTCCTACGATGCGAAATTCGTGTTCGAGATGCTCGGCTTCAATCTGGAACCGTCCGAACTGGGCGCGGCCTTCGGCCTCGTCCAGCTCAACAGGCTCAAGGAGAATATCGCCGCGCGGGA comes from the Sinorhizobium garamanticum genome and includes:
- the rfbG gene encoding CDP-glucose 4,6-dehydratase — translated: MDESYLSQVLRNRRVLVTGHTGFKGGWLSLWLRRLGANVVGVALPATVPSFYKAVDLDGLVDGRIGDIRTETGFSQSIGGQDFDLVIHMAAQAVVRASYETPVDTYLTNVVGTAVVLDAARRMPSLRGVVVVTSDKCYDNREWVWGYRESDPMGGRDPYSSSKGCAELVAAAYRASFFSDPEGPQLATVRAGNVIGGGDWGADRLIPDLVRAVETGTPARLRNPKNIRPWQHVLEPIRGYLMLAAGLIDAGQRFAGGWNFGPEKEATVNVGTLAELVVAHWGEAAPEYVIERRADEPKESVVLRLDSTKSHVELGWRPLLRLDDAVAMTVAWYRKYLEEPAEIRRFSQQQLDEYAAAWGHTV
- a CDS encoding DegT/DnrJ/EryC1/StrS family aminotransferase, translating into MRVNYGQAVYGEEEIAAVADTMRRSTQMGQAVREMEERVAAHFGKRHGIMVNSGSSANYIAIEMLNLPKGAEVITPALTFATTIAPIVRAGLVPVLVDAAEATYNIDVDLIERMISPQTCALMIPSLIGNLPDWDRIRSIADAHGLVVIEDSCDTLGATLHGTSTGKRSEVSTTSFYGSHVITAAGNGGMLCVNDDELARRARLLRSWGRTSSLFVDSELIENRFNIDLDGISYDAKFVFEMLGFNLEPSELGAAFGLVQLNRLKENIAARERNFAAQYAFFGEYEDWFRLPRQLPGSKTGWLAFPLTIRPDAPFTRRDMQIFLERRDIQTRPVFTGNILRQPAMKGVKCRTADGGYPVADDVTRGGILLACHHGLTQEQLDHIHNSFREFVKGLPATRPTARQVFESPIAAKATGV
- the rfbF gene encoding glucose-1-phosphate cytidylyltransferase, giving the protein MKVVLFAGGFGSRLAEETTRIPKPMVEVGGKPIILHVMDIYSHWGYHDFVVAGGYKCMSIKNFFHNFHLSTADFTVALGSGSMVLRPVHPLDWNVSVVDTGLSTMTGGRLLRLRDWLDGDTFMVTYSDGVGNIDIEALLAFHRSHGRLATVTAVQPPARFGNLELEGDQVVEFTEKVRKHETWINGGFFVFEPGILDYIPGAAEPLEMSPLTNLARDGQLFAYKHKGFWHPMDTVRDRDYLNGLAETDDPPWLQFERSAVSATASPQRPQATA